The following proteins are encoded in a genomic region of Oncorhynchus masou masou isolate Uvic2021 chromosome 19, UVic_Omas_1.1, whole genome shotgun sequence:
- the LOC135506173 gene encoding sine oculis-binding protein homolog: protein MPEMEKGRPPENKRSRKPAHPVKREINQEMKTFAESTMNELLGWYGYDKLELRDSEATEIRNYPNRERRQQHVSVLKENSVPKSKSLDSPMTLAMRSGERESSRVPSSSPGSSSLTSPKEQKSAPVIVPLIKPSAVEDVQNVQIVCVWCQKEGVKRYSLCMGTELKSFCSEKCFAACRRAYFKRNKARDEDLHVGERSPQHTPADDSPRLVLNSGGARSLSPVPQVCNWCKHVRHTKEYLDFGAGEERLQFCSTKCLNQYKMDVFYRETRATLTSSSPGRPTQEGRPESTGGVQNQKLLTPESWSSNAGDVRGTTRSPEGQTPINGSAAPRTVSPSEASSSSLKVNISGLRHQERHVLPPPAQVASHHPAPPPHPPMEHHKAMPQIPLPFIRPPLHAQGLKSPLANLPRGHPGPPSSPIHQPPPRSPHHPHQPNLQPPSATSMNPPGIHPYPGAYFPGLHSPPINMMGLRGSVPMLPMMNFGGWPSLGPFFPQPTVLVPYPIIVPIPVPIPIPIPIPIPPKSAPPEVPGVPHSGVIQPVPEGIEGGRSRGVNLPSPRSLAANRLGRTTNQGLPSPSDHPRRDITDWVKSERQAQSPMSISAVSSPRARYDASPSSTSVIEGLSDFKLSQQQQPERQVIQRVLQRTPVKLEPIPHGVVDLSGPGDPGMGQGTRLVITRMDHHNHHHDIIKPTPPLTQSPPLLHNTAYPQSPNIRPPSNTPPTPRGECSSPPCDTATLSPSTLLDVPKQTTLSSSPDPPPSPDSSQSQREAPPLGPHTALSELEAVKENSCSNGQVQVPSLPTSQSEGPSAAGDSEDPHVPDEDHAYALPTPNLTLTRTGGAPTNTPTTLLLPKLRDKGVLLCPPSVAGPGDMEPALKRRCLRIRDQIK from the exons ATgccagagatggagaaagggagaccGCCGGAAAACAAACGCAGTAGGAAACCCGCGCACCCCGTCAAGAGAGAGATCAACCAAGAGATGAAG ACGTTTGCAGAGAGCACCATGAATGAGCTCCTAGGCTGGTATGGCTATGACAAGTTGGAGCTCAGAGACTCCGAGGCCACCGAGATACGGAACTACCCCAACCGTGAGAGACGCCAGCAGCACGTCTCAGTTCTTAAAG AAAACTCGGTGCCCAAATCCAAGAGCCTAGACAGCCCCATGACACTGGCcatgaggagtggagagagagaatcatccagagtcccctcttcctcccccggTTCCTCCTCTCTGACCAGCCCTAAGGAGCAAAAGAGTGCCCCCGTAATTGTCCCGCTTATAAAGCCATCGGCAG TGGAAGACGTGCAGAATGtgcagatagtgtgtgtgtggtgtcagaagGAAGGGGTGAAGCGCTACTCTCTCTGTATGGGCACCGAGCTGAAGAGCTTCTGTAGTGAGAAGTGCTTCGCCGCCTGCCGACGGGCCTACTTCAAACGCAACAAG GCCCGGGATGAGGACCTCCATGTAGGGGAGAGGTCCCCCCAACACACCCCTGCTGATGACTCACCACGACTCGTGCTGAACAGTGGAGGTGCCAGA TCTCTCTCGCCTGTACCGCAGGTGTGCAACTGGTGCAAGCACGTCCGCCACACCAAGGAGTACCTGGACTTTGGCGCCGGTGAGGAGCGGCTCCAGTTTTGCAGCACCAAGTGTCTGAACCAGTACAAGATGGATGTGTTCTACAGAGAGACCAGGGCCACTCTCACCAGCTCCAGCCCAGGAAGACCAACCCAGGAGGGGAGACCCGAGTCCACCGGAGGGGTCCAGAACCAGAAGCTCCTGACCCCTGAATCATGGAGCAGCAATGCTGGGGACGTGAGGGGGACGACCAGGTCGCCCGAAGGTCAGACGCCGATCAATGGTTCAGCGGCACCGAGGACTGTGTCTCCATCCGAGGCGTCATCTTCGTCATTGAAGGTTAACATTTCAGGACTGAGGCACCAGGAGAGGCACGTCCTGCCACCACCCGCGCAGGTAGCGAGCCACCACCCcgccccccctcctcacccccccatGGAGCACCACAAGGCCATGCCTCAGATCCCGCTGCCCTTCATCCGGCCCCCTCTCCACGCCCAGGGCCTGAAGAGCCCCCTGGCCAACCTCCCCAGGGGCCACCCTGGCCCCCCTTCCAGCCCCATCCACCAGCCTCCCCCTCGATCCCCCCATCACCCCCACCAACCCAACCTCCAGCCCCCATCGGCCACCTCCATGAACCCACCCGGAATACACCCCTACCCGGGGGCCTACTTCCCAGGCTTGCACTCCCCCCCTATCAACATGATGGGGCTCCGTGGCTCCGTGCCCATGCTCCCTATGATGAACTTCGGGGGATGGCCGTCCTTAGGCCCCTTCTTCCCCCAGCCCACGGTACTGGTGCCCTACCCCATCATTGTACCAATCccagtccccatccccatccctatCCCAATACCCATACCCCCTAAATCTGCTCCTCCAGAAGTCCCAGGGGTCCCCCACAGTGGGGTTATCCAGCCCGTGccggaggggatagaggggggacGCTCCAGGGGTGTCAATTTGCCTTCTCCCAGGAGCTTGGCGGCCAACAGATTGGGTAGAACCACCAACCAGGGTCTCCCCTCACCCTCAGACCACCCCAGAAGGGACATCACAGATTGGGTGAAGTCGGAGAGGCAGGCTCAGTCACCCATGTCGATCAGTGCAGTGTCCTCCCCCAGGGCTCGCTACGATGCTTCCCCATCTTCCACCTCAGTGATTGAGGGGCTGTCAGACTTTAAGCtgagccagcagcagcagccagagAGGCAGGTCATCCAGAGAGTGCTCCAGAGGACCCCGGTCAAGCTGGAGCCCATCCCCCACGGAGTGGTGGACCTGTCGGGTCCGGGTGATCCCGGAATGGGGCAAGGCACCAGGCTGGTGATTACCAGAATggaccaccacaaccaccaccatgaCATTATCAAACCCACCCCTCCACTAACCCAGTCACCCCCTCTTCTGCACAACACCGCCTACCCACAGAGCCCTAACATACGACCCCCATCAAACACCCCACCAACTCCCAGAGGGGAATGCAGCAGCCCTCCCTGCGATACcgccaccctctccccctcaacACTCCTAGACGTCCCCAAACAAACAACACTGTCATCATCCCCCGATCCTCCTCCCAGCCCAGACTCCTCCCAGTCTCAGAGAGAGGCCCCGCCTCTTGGTCCTCACACCGCCCTCAGTGAGCTGGAGGCAGTCAAAGAGAACAGCTGCTCCAATGGCCAGGTCCAGGTTCCATCCCTCCCCACCAGCCAATCAGAGGGGCCCTCGGCCGCTGGCGACTCCGAGGACCCCCACGTCCCAGATGAGGACCATGCCTATGCCCTGCCCACCCCCAACCTTACACT